A window of Argonema galeatum A003/A1 genomic DNA:
CGAAGCATTCGGGCACAAAATCTAGGGTAAGAGCGATAGATTTTGTGCCCGAATGCTTCGCCCCTACGATTACGAGCAATGAAAAATGAACAATCTAAAATCCAAAATCTAAAATCTAAAATTGCTTAGAGCCAACCCTGGAGGCGATAGATTCCTATACCAATGTATTCTTTTAGAGCGCGGGTTGTGTCCCCTAGTCTGCCGGTGTCGGGCAGGAGATTCAGCAGTTTGCCTTGCCAAGTGTCTTGCTCTTTGAGATTTCCTTCTGTGACTAGAAAGTCAGTGGGTGCGGGGATTGCTTCAATTCCCTGACGCTTGAAGATTGCGATCGATCGCGGCATATGCAGTGCAGAGGTTACCAGCAGGACGCGACGTTCTATATTTCGATCGTCTAGGATTTTCTTGACATTCACGGCATTTTCGTAAGTGTTGAGGGAAGTGGGGTCTTGCAAAATAGCCGACTTGGGAACGCCCATTGCTTCGACAATTTCTGCCATATCTTGAGATTCTGATGGCCCACCGTTTTTCCAATCGATCCGACCGCCGCTGAGAATGATGGTGGGAGCTTTGCCTTCTCGGTATAACTTGGCACCGTAGAGGACGCGATCGCCTTCTTGGGCTACTTCTACCCAAGGTCGCGGCGGATTCTTCGGCAGCACTCCACCTCCCAAAACGACGATAGCTGGTGCTTGTGGGAGTTCTGCGGCTGGGATATTTTGCCATTCTAGCGATCGAACCACAGTGTTAGACACCCAGCCATTACTTGCCAAAAGCAAGACTAGCAAAGCCAAGGAAATCGCGCTAGCCGCCCATCTGGGCCGTTTCCACAGCGTCACCAAAGCCACAATCATCAGTATGCAGGCTAGCCCCAAAGGGTAAATGAAAATAGGCAGTAGTTTAGATAAAAATAAGAACATCTGGATTTTGGATTTTGGATTTTATATTTTAGATTTTCGATTTCAAATTGAAGTTAAATTTTAATTTGAAATCTACAGCGGCTTGCAGTTGCGTGAAGTACACCTCAGAAACCTGTTTCTTTGTACCTCATATCATGTTATTACGCATCGCTTACCTAAAAAATTCTGGCGATCATTCTTATCTGCGTTTATCTGCGTTCCAGAGTCTTCATCTGCGGTAAAAATTTAACCAACGATGACAACAGACAATTTGACCATATCACAATAAATGCTAACGATGCAACCGGACAAGATATCACTCACCTGGAAAGGGCTGTATAATCACAACTTTTTGCGGGGGTTTTTCCAGAAAAACCAACTATAACGATGTGGCTGTCGTTGTTTCTTTTGTCGCTGCTTGAAATCTTCCTTAGTCTGGATAAGGCGACCTTCTCTGTTCAGTTCAGAAGTCGTTTCTTGCGGAAGATTGGGCAATTCTGTGCTTTTCCACCCAGCGACTATCCAGCTAGCAGATAATGTGCCCAGCATTGCCAAAAATAAGCTCAAAGCCAATGACTGTCGAAGCAACAAAAAGCCCAGTAGAAAGAACAAACCCACCCAAAGCCCAGCTGAAACGCCCTCGGAAATTGAGTCAAATTTTGGAATCATATCGTGTCTAGTTGCATCGGTAGTGTAAGAGTGATACGGAAAATTGTCTGTTGTCATCGTGGGTTAAATTTTTACCGCAGATGAAGACAGATAAACGCAGATAAACGCAGATAAGAGAGCGTTTATTTAGGCAATCGATGCTACCAGACATGATATCATTTTGTGCTTTTGTATTTCAGATTGCAGATTTTAAATTTGCAATCTGAAATCTAAAATTTGCAATTCCCTTGACTAATCACCAATCACTTAATTGTGACTCAAAATCCTGAGTGGTGTCTAATGTTTTGACAAAAGATTGTTCAGCCTCGGTAAAAGGTTCACTAGCGGCTTGTTGGCTACTTAAGAGATTCTCTGTGGCATCGGAGACATCGCCAGTACGGGAAGTGAGGCGATCGCGCAAGACATCTTCTGGTGCCGTACAGGATAAGATTTGGAGAGGCAGATGATGTTTTTCAGCTTGTGCGATCGCTTCAGAACGCAACGCAGCGCGATCGTACTTAGCATCCAAAATTACCGGGTAGCCAGCAGAAGCCAGCGTAATTCCCAGTTCCAACAGACGCCCATAAGTTTTCTGAGTCATCTGGGCCGAGTACAAATCTGCGCCACCTTTTTCATGCAAAGGTACACCAGCCAAATGTTTCCGCACCGCATCCGATCGAATCTGAATTGCGCCTATTTTCCGAGCCAAATATCGCGCCACCGTACTCTTACCAGAACCGGATAAACCCGACATTAAAATCAGTTTACCTTGGCGCGGTTTTGTATATTCCCACGCCATTTTATAATAGCCAGCAGCAGTTTCCTTCGCCTTTTCTTTCTCATCTGCGGGAATACCAGGATCGTCCAACAAAAACGAAATTACCTTTCCCCGCACATAAGATTGACGGCTTACATACAAAGGCAAAACTTGCAACCCTTCCCAGTCGCCAGTTTCTTCAACGTAAGTATTCAAATAAGCATTGCAGAGGTCTGAACGCTGCAATCCTTCCAATTCCATCACAGCATAAGCAATATCGAACATCACATCCACAAAGCGGAACGGCTCATTAAATTCAATACAGTCGAATAGCATAATTTTGCCATTCCACAGACAGATATTTCTCAGGTGTAAATCGCCGTGACATTCCCGAATCCAGTTATTTTTAATTCGGCTAGCAAAGAGTTCTTGCCGTTCTGCAAAGAAAGTATCTGTAAACTGCTTAGTTTCGTCAAACTGAGACTGAGTTTGTGGCCCACCAATATATTTTTCAGTTTGCTGGTAATTTTCGTCGATCGCTTGGCGAATCTGGTCAACTTTACCAAACGTGCGAATATAGTCATTGATTGGTGCTTGGGCGTGGAATTCTGCCACAACCCGCCCCAAATCCTCCATATTTTTCTCAGTCAGTTTACCCTGTTCAAACAAAGTGAGAAATAACGCATCTTGAGGAAATTGGCACATTTTCAGCGTATATTCCACCGCTTCACCAGCGCCACCCAGTTGAAATTGCTCTCCTGTCTGAGTGATTGGCAAAACTTCTAAATAAATTTCGGGAGCCCCCCGCTTATTCATGCGGAACTCTTCATTACAAAAATGTTGCCGGAGTTCCAAAGTCGAGTAGTTCAAAAAGCCAAAGTTTACCGATTTTTTAACCTTATAAGCATAATCCCCAGTGAGGAACACATAGGAAACGTGCGTCTGAATCAGCTTAATCGGTTCCGTCACGGGGTGAGGATAGAAACCCGGTTGCAACATTTGCTGAATTAGGGAAGGGAGAGATGTTTGGGTCATGGTAATTAGGTAATTTCAAATTTCAGATCGCAGATGGCAGATTTTAGATTTAATTTAAATCTAAAACTACCAACTCAATATAAAAAACCAGGGTTTTGTCCCTGGTTCGATCGGCAATTAACTATCTGAGCAAAGCTCATGCAGGTACTATTTCTTCGGCTTCAGGGGCTCCACCTTGCGTGTTGAGGACGCTGACAACCACTTGATTTGGCTCGGCAATCGCTATAACGCCAGGGGGCAAAGTTAGTTCGCGGATATGCAGGGCATCCCCAATGTTCATAAAGGAGACATCAACTTCAATGCTATCTGGGATGCTCTCCGGCAAACATTTGACCTGGATTGATGTCATCACGGTGTCTAACATACCACCGCTTAGCTTGACACCCGCTGGTTCTCCCACAAAATGCAGGGGCACTCCCACTTCCAGGGTGTCGTGAGCTGAGACGGCAAAAAAGCTGAGGTGGTAAATAAATCCCTTTGCGGAATGAGATTGGACTTCTCGCAAGAGAGTTTGACCGTTCCAAGAGATTTCAGGAATGTTGAGAGTGATGAGCGTGTTGTTGAGGGATGCTTTTTTAAGTAGCTGTTCGGCGACTTTCGCATTCAGTGTGAGAGCAATTGATTCAGCACCTTTGTGGCCATACAAAACGGCGGGGATTTTACCGCTACGACGCAGGGCGTTCGGTTTGCTTTTTTCAGGCCGCTTTTGACATTCAACTGTGAGTTCCATGTTCTGATTTTGGTTCCTTAGTATTCAAATAGTATCAAATCTTCAGCACGGCATTACTAAATTATACTACCCGCTGAAGATACTTATAATTTTCATTTTCTACGCACTTGCGTAGCTCTTGCAGCTTCCTAAGAAGGTAAGTTGCATCTTGATACTCTTGTTTTGAGGGCGAGTCTCCAAGTTGAGAGAGTATATTATCGCTTTCCTGACTAATCGCTTCAAGCAAAAAAGCTCTTAGCTTCTTGCGATTATCCTTGCTTAACTTGACCAGAGGTAGCTTTTCCTCTTCTTTATCTATTACCATTTTTATGGTAACAGATTTACCTATTTTGAAAAATTCAGACTTGGCTAGCCACTTGGAAATGTCTTCAGATAATTCGACATAATGCGGCGGCTGCTCATTGGCTGGATAGAAAATCATGTCTAACATTAACCTTCCTCCTGAGCTTTAGTTTGCGTCAACTCTTTTTCGGGAAAATACTCTATCCATGCTATATCAGCTTCGTTAAACACCTCCTTAGCAGGTTTAGTGATTCCTCCTGTGGTAACAACCCCAATTACACTATCTTTATCACGGATTTCTTTTGCTTTTGTAGAATCTATCTTTTTTGTCTTCCAAGCCTTGACTTCAATATGTGGCTCGTTCATTATGCGATTTTCCTTTTAATTATTCACCCATTGTATTTCCTCTGCCAACTGCGGATTAACTCTTTAACTCGCGGCACATCTTTCTGACGAACTATCAAAATATCACCTTTAGAACTTCCTCCCCTTGTTCTGTCTGCTTGTATGCCTTCCTTTTGCAACTCTCTGATAATCCATGCTATAAGATATCTATGAATTTCCAGTCTTGCTATCTGAGCATCCTCATCAGTGGTCATTTATCGCTCCTTGTAGTTTTCTGCTAAGTGTTAGCGGGTTGAGAATCCCTTATCAAAAAGCTCAAAAAGCCTGTCAATTATACATACAGAATTATCAACACACATTACATCAACAAATAAAACTTTATAGAGAGACTTTATATTCCCTGTGGTGAATGCTCGACGCTAGTAACCTCTTGCTTTATTCGATCGAAAAGTAAGTAACAGAGACTGGTTTTTCCGGTATTTGGCGGCCTATAGAGTAGAACCGATGGTGCAAGGTCATAAAGGCTGAAATCACTTAACCTAGAGGCATCAGCGGTCAGTACAGTTTTACAGAAGCTCAAGAGATACTTCTGTAATTCCTCTAACCCGAAAAGTTTTTGGTGGGCTATTTTGCGCTTAATCTCAGCGTGTGTTAGCTGGAATAGCCCACTTGGCCCTTGAACAATACCGCTCATGGTTAATTTACCAACGAAATTTCAAGCCCTTATTGGTTTGCACGATCGACTACTGCTATTCTATTGCCAAAAGCGTTATGCCTCAGACGCCTACAGGTGTGCCATCAGCGTACAACAGCGCTCGTTTTGGGCCGTGAATGGGGTCTTCTACAATAATTGTTTGGTCGCGGCTGGCCCCCAGAGAGACGATCGCGATCGGAACTTCCATCAATTCGGCTAGGAACTTGAGATAGTCTAGCGCTTGTTTTGGTAGGTCTTCCAGCTTACGACACTCTGCTGTGGATTGTTTCCAACCGGGTACGGTTTTGTAGATGGGTTGACAACGGGCGAAGATGCGGGAACTGCTGGGAAAGTCGTGACAGTGTTGACCGTCGATTTCGTAGGCTACGCAAACTTGGATTTCTTCGAGGTCGTCGAGTACGTCGAGTTTGGTGATGGCGAGACAGTCTAAGCCGTTGATGCGGACGGCATAGCGACCGATCACGGCGTCAAACCAGCCGCAGCGTCTTTTGCGTCCGGTGGTGGTGCCAAATTCCGCACCGCGATCGCATAACAATTCTCCCACTTCGCCGTGGAGTTCGGTGGGAAATGGCCCTTCTCCCACTCGTGTGGTGTATGCTTTGGCTACACCAATGACGCGATCGATCATTGTCGGGCCTACGCCTGTGCCTACGCAGGCTCCACCCGCGACGGGGTTGGAGGAGGTGACGTAGGGATATGTGCCGTGATCCAGATCTAGGAGGGTTCCTTGTGCGCCTTCAAACAGGATGTTGCGTCGCCGTTGGATGGCGTCGTAAATCTTTAAGGAGGTGTCTACCACATGGGGGCGTAGGCGGTCTGCATATTCCAAGTAATGCTCGATCGTCTCTTCTGCATCGAGGGGTGGCAAATTATAAAGCTTTTCTAGGATGACGTTTTTATAATTTATCGTCCAGTTAAGCTGTTTGCGGAGGGCATCTGGGTCCATTAAGTCTAGGATACGGATGCCGGTACGCTCGGATTTATCTGCATAGGTGGGGCCGATGCCGCGACCTGTGGTGCCGATTTTGTGGTTTCCCCGCCGTTCTTCCGATGCTCGATCGATCATGCGGTGGTAGGGCATGGTGACGTGGGCTGTCTGGGAAATCAGCAGATTGCGGGTTGAGATGCCCAGCTTTTCTAGCTGGTCGAGTTCTTCAATGAGTACCTGGGGGTCGATGACGGTGCCGCAACCGATGATGCACTCGGTGTCGGGATATAAAATTCCCGATGGAATTAGATGCAGCTTGAAGGTCTGCCCTTGCACCACGACGGTGTGTCCGGCGTTGACACCCCCTTGGTAACGTACAACTATATCTGCTGATTTGCTGAGTAAATCGGTGATTTTACCTTTTCCTTCATCGCCCCACTGGGCACCTATCACTATTACGTTAGCCAAGGGTTTATTAAAAGCGCTAAAGTTTTCACAAATTCTTATTATTATCAGATTCTCATGCTCGTGTCAACTAGGGATTTGACGCCTGAGCCCGGTTTGTCAGGATGCGATATGCCTCCGGCACGCTGCGCGAACGCATTTCACTTTGGGACATGGGAGTGGGGGAGCGGCGATCGCGATCGATTGTAGGGGCAGGTTTAGCAGATATTTCTATGGTAAAACAGATAACCTATCAACAAAACCTGCCCTGACTACATCGCTTTCGCTATGACGCTGGGGTTTGAACCCCTGGCGGGCTATCAGCGCAAATGCAAGATTTGTGTATTCCTCAAAATGGCTGTAGGGACACGGCATAATTAAGATTTAACCTTTGGCAAAAATATCTATGA
This region includes:
- a CDS encoding AAA family ATPase codes for the protein MTQTSLPSLIQQMLQPGFYPHPVTEPIKLIQTHVSYVFLTGDYAYKVKKSVNFGFLNYSTLELRQHFCNEEFRMNKRGAPEIYLEVLPITQTGEQFQLGGAGEAVEYTLKMCQFPQDALFLTLFEQGKLTEKNMEDLGRVVAEFHAQAPINDYIRTFGKVDQIRQAIDENYQQTEKYIGGPQTQSQFDETKQFTDTFFAERQELFASRIKNNWIRECHGDLHLRNICLWNGKIMLFDCIEFNEPFRFVDVMFDIAYAVMELEGLQRSDLCNAYLNTYVEETGDWEGLQVLPLYVSRQSYVRGKVISFLLDDPGIPADEKEKAKETAAGYYKMAWEYTKPRQGKLILMSGLSGSGKSTVARYLARKIGAIQIRSDAVRKHLAGVPLHEKGGADLYSAQMTQKTYGRLLELGITLASAGYPVILDAKYDRAALRSEAIAQAEKHHLPLQILSCTAPEDVLRDRLTSRTGDVSDATENLLSSQQAASEPFTEAEQSFVKTLDTTQDFESQLSDW
- a CDS encoding adenylosuccinate synthase, which produces MANVIVIGAQWGDEGKGKITDLLSKSADIVVRYQGGVNAGHTVVVQGQTFKLHLIPSGILYPDTECIIGCGTVIDPQVLIEELDQLEKLGISTRNLLISQTAHVTMPYHRMIDRASEERRGNHKIGTTGRGIGPTYADKSERTGIRILDLMDPDALRKQLNWTINYKNVILEKLYNLPPLDAEETIEHYLEYADRLRPHVVDTSLKIYDAIQRRRNILFEGAQGTLLDLDHGTYPYVTSSNPVAGGACVGTGVGPTMIDRVIGVAKAYTTRVGEGPFPTELHGEVGELLCDRGAEFGTTTGRKRRCGWFDAVIGRYAVRINGLDCLAITKLDVLDDLEEIQVCVAYEIDGQHCHDFPSSSRIFARCQPIYKTVPGWKQSTAECRKLEDLPKQALDYLKFLAELMEVPIAIVSLGASRDQTIIVEDPIHGPKRALLYADGTPVGV
- a CDS encoding 50S ribosomal protein L25/general stress protein Ctc; the encoded protein is MELTVECQKRPEKSKPNALRRSGKIPAVLYGHKGAESIALTLNAKVAEQLLKKASLNNTLITLNIPEISWNGQTLLREVQSHSAKGFIYHLSFFAVSAHDTLEVGVPLHFVGEPAGVKLSGGMLDTVMTSIQVKCLPESIPDSIEVDVSFMNIGDALHIRELTLPPGVIAIAEPNQVVVSVLNTQGGAPEAEEIVPA
- a CDS encoding YdcF family protein, with amino-acid sequence MFLFLSKLLPIFIYPLGLACILMIVALVTLWKRPRWAASAISLALLVLLLASNGWVSNTVVRSLEWQNIPAAELPQAPAIVVLGGGVLPKNPPRPWVEVAQEGDRVLYGAKLYREGKAPTIILSGGRIDWKNGGPSESQDMAEIVEAMGVPKSAILQDPTSLNTYENAVNVKKILDDRNIERRVLLVTSALHMPRSIAIFKRQGIEAIPAPTDFLVTEGNLKEQDTWQGKLLNLLPDTGRLGDTTRALKEYIGIGIYRLQGWL